DNA from Candidatus Gorgyraea atricola:
GGTTTATACTGACTAAGGCACTTCGGAACTTCAGAAAGACCTATTGGAAACAAGAGGGTTATAAAGACGGGATGTACGGGTTGGTTTTTTGTTTGATTTTTTCTTTTAATAAATTTTTGATTTACGCGAAATACTGGAATATGCTTCAAAGACAGAAGAGAAATTCCTGTGTATGTGAAGATATCAGTCTGCTTGTAGAAAGAGAGAATCATGATACATCTTTACTAGCAGAAAGATTATTAAAAGAACGCGGGATAACGGGTGAAAAAGAAATGAGATATCAAATGACTGTTGTTCCGTTAAGGCTTTTCTTGAAGACTTATATTGGGAAGACGGAATTCCGCCAGGGTGTCCGTGGCCTCACTCATTGCATCTTTAATGCGTATATTCATGCGATAAAATGGTCTAAGTATTGGGAATTAAGTTGTGTAAAAAAGATAAAACCGCAGAATAATACATAAGGACACTTTTTATTATGGCAAAAAAAATTCTATTTGTTTTTGGCACGCGCCCGGAGGTCATTAAGATGGCGCCTGTTATCGAGCTTGCGAGAGAGTCAGGGGTTGGGCTGGACCCCGTTGTTTGTGTTACAGGCCAGCATCGACATCTTTTGGATCAGGCATTGACTGAATTTGATATCAAGCCAGATATCGACCTTGATCTGATGAGGACTGATCAGAGTTTAGATGGTATCGTATCCGGGGTTTTGCGCGGCATGCAAGAGGTCTATCATAAGGTCTGTCCTGAGGTTGTCTTAGTGCAGGGAGATACCTCTACGGTGTTTGCTGCAACCCTCGCCTGTTATTATAACGGCATAGATGTCGGACACATCGAGGCAGGGTTACGCTCCGGAGACAACCAGAATCCTTTTCCTGAGGAGGTAAACAGGCGGTTTGTCTCACTTATCGCGAAATATAATTTTTGCCCGACCCAGGATGCGAAGAAAAATTTATTAAAAGAGGCTGTGCGTCCTGAAAAGATATTTGTTACAGGCAATACAATAGTCGATGCGCTTGAGAGGACCTTAAATATAATTGGTTCAAGACAGATGTCTATTAATGGAGTTGACCGGGAATTCCTGCAAAAGCCATTTGCCCTTATTACAGGACACAGAAGGGAAAATTTTGATGGGGGCATGAAGGATATCTGCGAGGCCATCAAGTCTCTGGCAAAAAAACACAGCGCCTTTCACTGGCTGTGGTCAATGCATCTGAATCCAAATGCCAGGGATGTTGTTTTTAAAATCCTCGATGGTTTAGAAAACGTCAGATTAATAGAGCCTCCTCCGTATAGAGAGTTTGTATACCTGATGAACCGCTCTAGATTTATTATCTCAGACTCTGGAGGCGTGCAGGAAGAGGCCCCGTCATTGGGAAAGACTGTGCTTGTAACCAGGGTGTGCACAGAGCGGCCAGAGGCCATTAAATCCGGCACGTCTATTTTAGTGGGCACAGACCCAGCCAGGATAACAAAAGAAGTAGATAGACTGCTGAAGGATAGAGGGCCTGCAAAGAAAACAAAAAATCCTTTTGGCGACGGCCTGGCTGGGACAAGGATCATAGACATTATTACTAAAGGAAGCTATAAGGAATTTCGCTAAATGAAAACTAAATACGAGACAGTTTCGCAGTGTAATCTCTGCGAAAGCATTAAAAACAGGGTCGTTGATGAAAGGGGCCACATAGTGCAGTGTGAAAACTGCGGCCTGAGGTTTGTGAATTTGCGCCTGACCCAGGATGCCATCTCCACGGATTATGATCACAGCTATGTAAATATCCCTGGCTGGGGCAAGGTGGATGCAGAGGCGCAACTGATGTACAAAAGAAGAGCGGATTTTTTAAACAGGTTTATCCAGAGAGGCAGGATCCTGGACGTGGCTGCGGGTCTGGGAGAATTTTTATCACATGTTAAAAAGACAGGCAGGTGGGAGTGTCTTGGCACAGAGACATCGCGATACGCGATCGAGTTTATAAAAAAGGAATTTGGTATCGAACTTTCTTTCGGGCAGCTTGAAGGCTTGAGGTATCCGGATGGTTTTTTTGATGCGGTCTGTTTCTGGCATGCGCTGGAGCATATGCCGGACCCATCGATCGTAATAAAAGAGGCCTGGCGCATTTTAAAGGATAATGGTTTTTTGTTCATTGCCGTGCCCAATGATTCATGGCTTGGCAGGAGGCATTTTTTTAAAAATGCGCTCAGAAAGGTCGTCAACCACATGCCATTAAAAAGAAAATTGAAAATAAAAAAGATGTATCCTGAGATTGACGAAGAAGGCAACAAACACCTTTTTTATTTTACGCCGCGGACCCTGACGAGATTACTGAAAAAATATGGTTTCAAGGTCAGGGCGCGTTCAGTGGATTATGATTACGGGAAGCCAGATCCTAAATTGGAAAGAAGATACAGATTTGATGTGCTATTTTGCCGTTTTACAGGGCTTAATATTTCTAACGCCATTTTAATCGCAGCGCAGAAGAAAAGTTAGGGAAGATATAAGGAGGAATGATGAAGGTATTAGTGACAGGTGGGGCAGGGTTAGTCGGATCGCATACAGCAGAGTATTATTCAAAGAAGGGTGATGAGGTGATCGTACTGGATAATCTGATGCGCTCTAATCTATTCGGATACAATAAGGAGAGCGTGGAGTTTAACTGGAACTATCTGAGCCAGCTCGAAAACGTAAAGAGGATAAAAGGGGACATAAGAGAAGAAAAGGACGTGATGAAGGCGCTGGGTGACGGCGTGGATGCAGTGATACATACTGCGGGCCAGCCAGGCGTGCCGCTTTCCATGAAGATCCCGAGAGAAGACTTTAGTATAAACGCCTATGGCACGCTTAATGTCCTTGAATGTCTCAGGCAGGTCTCGCCAAAGGCTGCGTTTGTGTATTGCTCCACAAATAAGATCTACGGAGAGAATGTGGACAGCATTACACTGGAAGAAGAAGAGACAAGATATAGGTATAAAACTAAAAAAGGTGTTCCTGAGACACTGTCTGTGGACCTGACTGGCCATACGCCTTATGGCGCTTCGAAATATACAGGCGATATCTATACGCAGGAATACGGACATATCTACGGCATGAAGACAGCAGTGTTTCGCATGTCATGTATCTATGGCACAAGGCAGTTTGGTTTTGAGGATCAGGGCTGGGTAGCATGGTTTGTCATAGCGAATCTGACAGGCCAGCCCATCATTGTCTACGGCGACGGAAAACAGGTAAGGGACTTACTGTACGTGGATGATCTAGTAGAGGCCTATGACAAGTTCATACACGGCGAGGCAATGCATGACGTGTTTAATATTGGCGGCGGGCCAAGGAACACTACCTCGCTCCTGGAGTTTATAGCATTGATAGAAAAGAAAACAGGCATCAAGTTCAGGAAAATAGATCACAAGGAGTGGCGGCCAAGTGACCAGAAGGTATACATCTCTGACATCGGCAAGGTCTCAAAGTCACTCACCTGGAAACCAAAGCATACACCCGAGAAAGGCCTGGAAAAACTGATCGAATGGGTTGGCAGTAACACAAAATACTTTATTTAATAACACGGAGGTTGCGGAATGTTACGGAATGTTAGAGAAGGTTACGGAAGGTTACAAGAGGCGATGGATTTCAGCGCTTTTAGTGTAACATTCCGCAACCTTCCGAAACATTCCGCAACCTTATGTAACATCCAAGGATATTCCATATCATGATTAAAGCTATATTTCTAGATAGGGATGGTGTCATAAATAGGGATCCTGGCGGTGGCGATTATATAAAGTCATGGAAGGAGTTTGAGTTCTGGCCAGGCTCTATCGAGGCCATAAAAAAACTAAATGAAAAAGGCTATGAGATCTTTGTGATATCCAACCAGGCAGGAGTAGGCAGGGGGATCTATTCGCAGGCTTCGCTTGATGAGATCACAAAAAATATGCTGAGCGAGATTGAAAAACAGGGAGGCAGAATAAAGTCTGTCAATTATTGCACGCATAAGCCGGATGCTGGCTGCGAATGCAGAAAGCCAAAGACCGGTACGATAAAGAAAGCTACGAAAGGACTTGATATAGATTTTAAAAATACATATTTTATAGGCGACTCGCACCCTGATGTGGGCGCTGGGAAAGGCATGGGGTGCAAGACCATACTTTTATTGACAGGGAAAGAGAATTTAGACGATGTCAAGAATTGGGTGCTTAAGCCTGATCTCATAAAGAGAGATTTAAAGGAGGCAGTTGAATGGATATTAAAGCAAGAGCGAGGATAATAGGAGAGCTTTTTAAGTTTTTGTGGGAGAGAAAATTATGGTGGATGATCCCGATAGTGATGGTGCTTTTGCTATTTGGGCTTTTGATATTTTTCACACAATCATCAGCTGTAGCCCCGTTTATTTATACACTATTTTGATATGAAAATATTAGTTGCGCACGCATATGCGGGAATTGGACACAAGAAGGCAGCAGAGGCAATAGGAAAGGCCTTGCTGGATTCTGGAGCCCATGTCGAGGTCGTAGATACGCTGGACTATACGAATGCATTTTTCAAGTTTTCGTACCCCAGGGTTTATCTATTTCTTATAAACAGGGCGCCCTTTTTATGGGGGTGCCTGTATTATTTCTTTGATCTCAGATCAGTGGATTTCTTTTGTGCTCCGGTAAGAAGATTTTTTCATGATCTTCAGGCAGCCAGATTCAAGAGGTTTGTTATTGAAAAAAAACCAGATGTTATAGTCTGCACACATTTTCTTCCCGCGGAAGTAGTTTCTGCGTTAAAGAAAAAAAATCTTTTTAACGGCAGGCTTGTAACAGTCATTACGGATTTTTTGCCTCATTCTTTTTGGTTGGCTAGACGATCAGATTATTTTATAGGCGCGCTAGAAAAGACAAAAAAAGGACTCGTAAGGCGCGGGATAGAGGAGGCCCGTATAAAGATCTTCGGTATCCCCACTGACCCTGTATTTAGTATTTCAAAAGGCCGCAAGACCCTGATAGAAAAACTGGGCCTGAAAGAAAATTGTTTTAATCTCCTTATTATGGGCGGCGGATTTGGAACAGGCCCGGTAAAAGAAATAGTCAATGCTATTTCTGAGCTGGAATCAGGGATAAAGAATGGTTTACAGATAATAATCATATGCGGAAAAAATAAGGCCTTGCTTGAAGATTTAAATAAGATAGGAACGAGTTCAGGGATTAAGTTGAGCGCCTTTGGCTATATGAATAATGTTGATGAGTTCATGGAGGCGAGTGATTTGATAATAACAAAGTCAGGCGGACTAACTGTCTCAGAGTCGCTTTCAAAGAAATTACCCATGATTATAATACAGCCAATACCTGGTCAGGAGACAGGAAACTGTAAAGTCCTTGAGGGCTATGGCGTGGCAGTGCGCGCAAATACAGTAGGTCAGATCGTGGATCATGTAAAGTGTTTCGTAGCTGCTCCTGAGAAGATAATCGACATGAAGGCCAGGATAAATCTATTGGCATATCCTGATGCTGCAAAGGATATAGCGGATCTGGTGGTGAAAATATGAAAATAGATCTAGTGAAAAAATTACCAAGAAAGGTTTCAATGCTTGTTGAGACCTTGGGGAAGATCGCTGATGAAGAAGGGGTGCGCGTTTATATGGTTGGCGGCCCTGTACGGGATCTATTGCTCAACGTATCGAATTACGACCTGGATTTTGTCGTAGAGACAGATGCCATAAAATTCAGCGAGGTCTTGAATAAGACCTTGAAGGGCGCACTGACTGTCCATAAGGCCTTTGGTACAGCTACCGTCGCGCGTAAAGATCTCAGGATAGACATAGTGACTGCGAGAAGAGAATCCTATGAACATCCTGCTGCCTATCCTGATGTAGAGCCAGCTACGATAAAAGAGGATCTATTCAGAAGAGATTTTACTATAAACGCCATGGCTATAATTATCAATAAGAGGAATTTCGGAGAGCTGGCTGATCTTTATGGCGGCTTGGGAGATCTAAAAAAAGGTATTGTAAGGGTTATGCACGATAAAAGTTTTATGGATGACCCTACGCGCATATTCAGGGCTGTCAGATTTTCTACCAGATTAAATTTTAAGATAGAATCACATACAAAAGGCCTGATGAAAGAGGCAGTAGCAGCTGGTTTCTTAGGAGAAGTGAATCGTGGAAGGATCAAGAAAGAGATGGAATTGTTTCTAAAAGAAAAAAATGCGTTAAAATGCCTGGAGACATTTTCCAGATTGATTTAGGGAGGGTAGGATATGGGTGTGAGGACGGACAGGGTGCGAAAGCAGTTAATGAAAGAGCTCTCTATGATATTGCAGGAGGAGCTAAAGGATCCGCGCATAGGCTTTGTCACGATCACAAGGATCGATCTTACTGGCGACCTGAGATATGCAAAGATCTATTTTAGCGTGCTTGGTGATGAATCAAAAAAAGAAGCCAGTCTCGAGGGGATCGAGAGTGCGGCAGGCTATATCCGCAGGCTTATCGGAGAAAAGTTAAAGCTAAAATACGTGCCAGAGCTTTCATTCAGACTCGATAAATCAGCTGAATACAGCCTAGAACTTGAAAAAACATTTGAGAGGTTAAGAGATGAACGCAAAATCGATTAAAAAAATTATAACAAAATTTGACACATTTTTTATTTCAGCCCACATAAATCCTGAAGGCGATTCTGTGGGGAGCCAGATTGCCCTCGCGTCTTTATTGAAGAGGCTAGGGAAAAAGGTCATGATCGTAAACGAAAGCCCTGTACCGCATATATTGCGATTCATGAATGGCGTAGATGGCATTTTAAAAGAATTACCTCGCAATGCTGATTTTCAAGCAGCAGTTATTCTGGATTGTCCGGACATGAGCCGTCTTGGAAAGGTTGCAGAGTGTGTAACAAAGGACAAGGTAGTCATAAACATAGACCATCACATCTCAAACGAGAATTTTGGCCAGCATAACTGGGTGGATGCAAAGACATCGAGCGCGGGCGAGATGGTGTTTGAACTATTTAAAGAATTTAAATTAAAGATAGAATATGATGAGGCTGTAGCTATGTATGTGGCGATTATGACAGATACAGGTTCGTTTAAGTATACCAATACATCTTCAAAGACTCACAGGATAGTAGCGGAACTGATGGATACAGGCGTGGAGCCTTATGATATATATAGCAGGATCTACGAGACGAGCAGTCTTCAGAATACGAGTTTATTAGGTTCTGCGCTTCAGACACTGAAGGTGTCAGAGGATGGAAAGATCGCGTGGCTCTGGGTTACAAAGGAGATGCTCAAGAATACAAAGGCGTCGCTGGAAGGCACAGAAGGCATAATAAATTTTGCGCGTTCCATAGATGGCGTAGAGATCGCGGCATTTTTCAGAGAAACAGGCACAGAAAACAGGATAAAAGTAAGCTTCCGCTCCAAAGGCAAGGCAGATGTAAATAAGCTTGCTTCATTTTTCAATGGCGGCGGTCACGCCACAGCAAGCGGATGTACTGTCTTTGGTAAGATGGAAGAAGTAGAGAAGAAGGTCTTAGACAAGGCACGTAGCTTGCTTTAGTACATATGTGGATAATCGCGGAACTCACTCGGAAGACGCAGAACTACGCTGAAACGAGGTTTTAATCTTCTGTGTAATTCCGCGTCCGTTCCGAGCAAAGCGAGGAACGGCTTCAGCGTATTTCAGCGATATATATGGATGGTATCTTAGTCGTAGACAAACCCAAGGGTATGACGTCGCATGATGTGGTGGATGTTGTAAGGCGAAGATTTGGGATGAGGCGTGTTGGTCATGCAGGTACGCTTGATCCAATGGCTACGGGTGTGCTTGTGATGCTGGTAGGTCGCGCCACAAAGTTGGCAGGTACATTTTTAAGGGATGACAAGGAATATGTCGCCACACTTTTTTTTGGAAGATCTACAGATACGCAGGATAGCACTGGCAAGGTTATCGAAGAAAAAGATGTAAATGGTTTGGACATTGATGCTGTAAAAAAGGCGCTGGAGAGTTTCAAAGGAAACATGGAGCAGATACCGCCAATGGTCTCTGCAAAAAAATATAAAGGCAAGAAATTATATCAGCTCGCGCGTAAAGGCAAGACCGTTCCGAGGAAACCCTGCCCCATAACGATACACGAGATAGAACTTGTGGAATTTAATATGCCTGAGGCTATTTTTCGCGTGAAGTGTTCAAAAGGCACATACGTAAGGACATTGTGCGAAGATATAGGCAGGTCATTAGGTTATCCTGCGCACATGTCAGCGCTTAAAAGGACCAGGTCAGGAAAATTTTCCTTGCAAGAGGCTTGCCCCCTGGACCATATCAATGAAAAAGACATCCAATAAAAAGTTACGAGGAGCGAAGCGACGAGCTAACTTTGTAGCTGCCATAGGCATCTTTGACGGTGTTCATCGTGGCCACCAGAAGATCTTAAAAAAGCTTACTAAAGAAGCATCTCGCAACAACGCTAGCAGTCTTCTTATAACATTTGACCCGCACCCTCGCAATATCCTTAAATCAAAGATCCCGCTTTTGATCTCGTTAAAACACAGACTTACATTGATAAAAGATTTTGGCGTAGATTCTCTTAGAGTTATAAGATTTACAGGAAAGCTCTCGCGACTTTCCGGAGAAGAGTTTATAACTAAAATTTTAATGCGCAGATTTAAAATAGATATTCTTGTCGTGGGAGAAAATTTTAGATTTGGCTACAAGGGTAGAGGTACTGCTGGACTCTTAAAAAGATACGGCTTTAAGGTATTCGAGGTCAAGACCCTTAGATCAAAAGGCCATTCTGTTTCCAGCACAAGGATACGCCAGAAAATTGAAAAAGGAGACTTAAGGAATGCATCGCTTATGTTGGGCAGGCCTGTCACAGTCCTTGGTACTGTGGTAAGAGGCAGACGCGTTGGAAGAAGGCTTGGATTTCCAACGGCAAATATCGATCCGCATCACGAGGCGATTCCGCCGAGCGGAGTTTATAGCGTAGATGCAAAGATCTCCAACAGGATCTACAAAGGTATTTTGAATATTGGCACCAGGCCCACATTTGGTTTACCCCGTACCCGAGCGGAGCGACTGGTACGGGGCAGCAATATAGACCCTACTATCGAACTACATATATTTAATTTTAAAAAAACTATATATGGTAAAGATGTAGAAGTAATATTTAAGAGAAAGATAAGAGATGAAAGAAGGTTCAAATCCGTTGAAGCACTGCGAAAACAGATACAGAGTGATATAATCCTGAGCAAGCGAGCATAGCGAGCGCGTCGAAGGACCCTACATTTAGCATACCGCTAGCCTCATAACCCCATTATATTGTAGAAGTTAAAAAAAGCGAAATTTTACCTTGACATAAAAACGTCACTCGTGTAAACTTTAGTTACTAAGTGGCGTAAAGTGGAGTGAAGTGGAGGGAGTCATGTTTTACGGAGAGTTTGAACATGCGTTGGACAGAAAAGGCAGACTCATAATCCCCTCTAAATTTAGAGACGCGCTCAAGGAGCATTATATTGAGCGCTTTTTTATTACCCGCGGACTCGACAAATGTTTATTTATGTTTGGAGAAGATGAATGGAAAACACAGGAGCAGAAATTTAAATCCATGCCATTTACAAAATCAGAATACAGGCGATTCAATAGGCTGTATTTTTCAGGCGCAAGCGAACTCGTACCTGATAAGCAGGGCAGGATCCTCGTCCCTTCTTATTTAAAAAATTACGCTAATATTAAAAAAGATGTATACATCGTTGGCGTTTCAAACAGGATCGAGATCTGGGCTCGCGATTCATGGAAGGATTATTATTCTGTGTCAAAAGATTCATTTGAGGAAGTAGCTGAGAAATTAATAGACTTGGAATAGGAGGCTACATGTCTCACCGTACTCATCATACTCATGCAAAGTCAAAACAAAATCGCATACGTTCTTTCAATATACCGATCGAATGCATACGAAAGACCCGGTCTCTTAATCTCGACAGTCACTCTTGCAATGTAAGTCGGGAGGTATATAAGATAATAAAAAGCCAAAATGGGAGAAAACTTTTTACATAAGCCGGTCCTCTTGCAGGAGGTCATGCATTTCTTAGATCCTGCAGACGGTGATGTGATCGTAGACGCTACTATAGGCGGGGCAGGTCATGCCAAAGAGATCTTGCGCAGGATAGGTCCCAGCGGTTTATTGATAGGAATAGATAAAGATAAAGAGTCATTAAAAATAGCAGACGAACAGCTTAAATCTTCAGAAGGTTCTTTCAGACTCATGAACGGTAATTTCAAAGACCTCAAGAATATCTTACAGGATTCAAAGACAAGTGAAGTAGATGGAATTTTATTTGATCTGGGCATATCCAGTATCCAGATGGAGTCAGCGGAACGAGGATTCAGCATAAAGAATTCAGGCCCTTTGGATATGAGGATGGATAAGACGCAGCATCTTACAGCGGCTACACTGGTAAATAATTTGAGCGAATTTGAACTTTCGCGCTTGATAAAGCATTTCGGCGAAGAGCGTTTTCATAAGAGGATAGCGGCCTCGATCCTCAGGGCGCGCAGGGAAAAGAAGATAGAGACGACCGCTGAATTAGCGCAGATAATTTCTCGGAGCATGCCTTACGGAAGGCGCAGGGAGCGGATCCATCCAGCCACTCGCACATTCCAGGCGCTTCGAATCAAGGTGAACGAGGAACTTTCTGCCATGGAAGAGGCGCTTAAGGATGCGCCGTCCGTTCTTAAAAAAGGCGGCAGGTTATGCGTGATATCGTTTCATTCGTTGGAGGATAGGATCGCGAAGACTACCCTTAGGGAATTTTCCGCGCAGGATGTCTTTCAGATCCTTACGAAGAAGCCTGTTATGGCAAAAGGTGATGAACTCATGGAAAACCCGCGCGCGCGAAGCGCAAAACTAAGAGCTGCAATAAAATTATGATAAAAAATACCTTTAAAACACACAAAATTATAATAAGTATATTTACTCTGACATTGGTCGCGCTTTTGTATGTCAATCAGCAGGTACTTATATATCAAATGGGTCTGAAGATCAAGGATAATCATCAAGTTTACTCAAAGATTGTTGACCGCAATAGGATATTGGTATATAATGTCCTTAATTTAAAATCACCTGTCAGCCTCGAAGAGAAACTTTTAGCAAAGA
Protein-coding regions in this window:
- the wecB gene encoding UDP-N-acetylglucosamine 2-epimerase (non-hydrolyzing), producing MAKKILFVFGTRPEVIKMAPVIELARESGVGLDPVVCVTGQHRHLLDQALTEFDIKPDIDLDLMRTDQSLDGIVSGVLRGMQEVYHKVCPEVVLVQGDTSTVFAATLACYYNGIDVGHIEAGLRSGDNQNPFPEEVNRRFVSLIAKYNFCPTQDAKKNLLKEAVRPEKIFVTGNTIVDALERTLNIIGSRQMSINGVDREFLQKPFALITGHRRENFDGGMKDICEAIKSLAKKHSAFHWLWSMHLNPNARDVVFKILDGLENVRLIEPPPYREFVYLMNRSRFIISDSGGVQEEAPSLGKTVLVTRVCTERPEAIKSGTSILVGTDPARITKEVDRLLKDRGPAKKTKNPFGDGLAGTRIIDIITKGSYKEFR
- a CDS encoding class I SAM-dependent methyltransferase, translating into MKTKYETVSQCNLCESIKNRVVDERGHIVQCENCGLRFVNLRLTQDAISTDYDHSYVNIPGWGKVDAEAQLMYKRRADFLNRFIQRGRILDVAAGLGEFLSHVKKTGRWECLGTETSRYAIEFIKKEFGIELSFGQLEGLRYPDGFFDAVCFWHALEHMPDPSIVIKEAWRILKDNGFLFIAVPNDSWLGRRHFFKNALRKVVNHMPLKRKLKIKKMYPEIDEEGNKHLFYFTPRTLTRLLKKYGFKVRARSVDYDYGKPDPKLERRYRFDVLFCRFTGLNISNAILIAAQKKS
- a CDS encoding GDP-mannose 4,6-dehydratase; the encoded protein is MMKVLVTGGAGLVGSHTAEYYSKKGDEVIVLDNLMRSNLFGYNKESVEFNWNYLSQLENVKRIKGDIREEKDVMKALGDGVDAVIHTAGQPGVPLSMKIPREDFSINAYGTLNVLECLRQVSPKAAFVYCSTNKIYGENVDSITLEEEETRYRYKTKKGVPETLSVDLTGHTPYGASKYTGDIYTQEYGHIYGMKTAVFRMSCIYGTRQFGFEDQGWVAWFVIANLTGQPIIVYGDGKQVRDLLYVDDLVEAYDKFIHGEAMHDVFNIGGGPRNTTSLLEFIALIEKKTGIKFRKIDHKEWRPSDQKVYISDIGKVSKSLTWKPKHTPEKGLEKLIEWVGSNTKYFI
- the gmhB gene encoding D-glycero-beta-D-manno-heptose 1,7-bisphosphate 7-phosphatase, whose product is MIKAIFLDRDGVINRDPGGGDYIKSWKEFEFWPGSIEAIKKLNEKGYEIFVISNQAGVGRGIYSQASLDEITKNMLSEIEKQGGRIKSVNYCTHKPDAGCECRKPKTGTIKKATKGLDIDFKNTYFIGDSHPDVGAGKGMGCKTILLLTGKENLDDVKNWVLKPDLIKRDLKEAVEWILKQERG
- a CDS encoding DUF5989 family protein → MDIKARARIIGELFKFLWERKLWWMIPIVMVLLLFGLLIFFTQSSAVAPFIYTLF
- a CDS encoding glycosyltransferase, whose amino-acid sequence is MKILVAHAYAGIGHKKAAEAIGKALLDSGAHVEVVDTLDYTNAFFKFSYPRVYLFLINRAPFLWGCLYYFFDLRSVDFFCAPVRRFFHDLQAARFKRFVIEKKPDVIVCTHFLPAEVVSALKKKNLFNGRLVTVITDFLPHSFWLARRSDYFIGALEKTKKGLVRRGIEEARIKIFGIPTDPVFSISKGRKTLIEKLGLKENCFNLLIMGGGFGTGPVKEIVNAISELESGIKNGLQIIIICGKNKALLEDLNKIGTSSGIKLSAFGYMNNVDEFMEASDLIITKSGGLTVSESLSKKLPMIIIQPIPGQETGNCKVLEGYGVAVRANTVGQIVDHVKCFVAAPEKIIDMKARINLLAYPDAAKDIADLVVKI
- the rbfA gene encoding 30S ribosome-binding factor RbfA, which encodes MGVRTDRVRKQLMKELSMILQEELKDPRIGFVTITRIDLTGDLRYAKIYFSVLGDESKKEASLEGIESAAGYIRRLIGEKLKLKYVPELSFRLDKSAEYSLELEKTFERLRDERKID
- a CDS encoding bifunctional oligoribonuclease/PAP phosphatase NrnA, translated to MNAKSIKKIITKFDTFFISAHINPEGDSVGSQIALASLLKRLGKKVMIVNESPVPHILRFMNGVDGILKELPRNADFQAAVILDCPDMSRLGKVAECVTKDKVVINIDHHISNENFGQHNWVDAKTSSAGEMVFELFKEFKLKIEYDEAVAMYVAIMTDTGSFKYTNTSSKTHRIVAELMDTGVEPYDIYSRIYETSSLQNTSLLGSALQTLKVSEDGKIAWLWVTKEMLKNTKASLEGTEGIINFARSIDGVEIAAFFRETGTENRIKVSFRSKGKADVNKLASFFNGGGHATASGCTVFGKMEEVEKKVLDKARSLL
- the truB gene encoding tRNA pseudouridine(55) synthase TruB; translated protein: MDGILVVDKPKGMTSHDVVDVVRRRFGMRRVGHAGTLDPMATGVLVMLVGRATKLAGTFLRDDKEYVATLFFGRSTDTQDSTGKVIEEKDVNGLDIDAVKKALESFKGNMEQIPPMVSAKKYKGKKLYQLARKGKTVPRKPCPITIHEIELVEFNMPEAIFRVKCSKGTYVRTLCEDIGRSLGYPAHMSALKRTRSGKFSLQEACPLDHINEKDIQ
- a CDS encoding bifunctional riboflavin kinase/FAD synthetase, encoding MKKTSNKKLRGAKRRANFVAAIGIFDGVHRGHQKILKKLTKEASRNNASSLLITFDPHPRNILKSKIPLLISLKHRLTLIKDFGVDSLRVIRFTGKLSRLSGEEFITKILMRRFKIDILVVGENFRFGYKGRGTAGLLKRYGFKVFEVKTLRSKGHSVSSTRIRQKIEKGDLRNASLMLGRPVTVLGTVVRGRRVGRRLGFPTANIDPHHEAIPPSGVYSVDAKISNRIYKGILNIGTRPTFGLPRTRAERLVRGSNIDPTIELHIFNFKKTIYGKDVEVIFKRKIRDERRFKSVEALRKQIQSDIILSKRA
- the mraZ gene encoding division/cell wall cluster transcriptional repressor MraZ, with product MFYGEFEHALDRKGRLIIPSKFRDALKEHYIERFFITRGLDKCLFMFGEDEWKTQEQKFKSMPFTKSEYRRFNRLYFSGASELVPDKQGRILVPSYLKNYANIKKDVYIVGVSNRIEIWARDSWKDYYSVSKDSFEEVAEKLIDLE
- the rsmH gene encoding 16S rRNA (cytosine(1402)-N(4))-methyltransferase RsmH codes for the protein MGENFLHKPVLLQEVMHFLDPADGDVIVDATIGGAGHAKEILRRIGPSGLLIGIDKDKESLKIADEQLKSSEGSFRLMNGNFKDLKNILQDSKTSEVDGILFDLGISSIQMESAERGFSIKNSGPLDMRMDKTQHLTAATLVNNLSEFELSRLIKHFGEERFHKRIAASILRARREKKIETTAELAQIISRSMPYGRRRERIHPATRTFQALRIKVNEELSAMEEALKDAPSVLKKGGRLCVISFHSLEDRIAKTTLREFSAQDVFQILTKKPVMAKGDELMENPRARSAKLRAAIKL